The stretch of DNA NNNNNNNNNNNNNNNNNNNNNNNNNNNNNNNNNNNNNNNNNNNNNNNNNNNNNNNNNNNNNNNNNNNNNNNNNNNNNNNNNNNNNNNNNNNNNNNNNNNNNNNNNNNNNNNNNNNNNNNNNNNNNNNNNNNNNNNNNNNNNNNNNNNNNNNNNNNNNNNNNNNNNNNNNNNNNNNNNNNNNNNNNNNNNNNNNNNNNNNNNNNNNNNNNNNNNNNNNNNNNNNNNNNNNNNNNNNNNNNNNNNNNNNNNNNNNNNNNNNNNNNNACTATTCGTGGGCTGCCGCGACATTGGTTTTCCTTTATGATAACATGGGAGATGGGGCTGTCCACGACACTCGACAGTTAGGAGGTTACATGACCCTTTTACAGGTATtgacatttatttaattattttatttattaagttgtattattttacttatgtatttaaattaagttgTATTATGTTACTTATGTTGCAGTGCTGGATCTACGAACACTTCCCTAGGATCTGTAAGCGGAGCGATAGAGGTATGTTCCTGCAcatcttccaagagcatgtaggtggaTTGCAAAACATGCTGTTGAAGGTGGATTAGTGACCTATCGGCAGAGACTTGATGCTTTGTTGCTTGATGATGTACTGTTTAcaccatatgatgatgatcgagCTAATCATCCGTTTGATGATATTTCGATGTTCTCTGGTTATCTTCGATGTGGTGGAGTCTCAGTCCCATATTTGCCGGAGCGATGTCTTCGACAATTCGGTCGTATTCAGTGCATCCCGCCTGATGTTCCTCCCAGGCCCGCCAGTATAGATTGGGTGTGGCAGACTACTATGCAGTCATCTGTATCAGTGTTTCGGAGGCTATATCATGTTGCGAGTTTTCCTGGAGAGGTCACTGAGGACTATTATCCATGGTACATGTATGTGTCACATCCTCTGATCATTCCTCGGTCTACTGCACATGCGGGTACATCCTCTGAGCATCCATCTCACCATCCATCATCTGCTGCACATGTGGGTACATCATCTGCTACACATGCTGGTCCGTCATCTTCTGACCGAGATCGTAGAACAGCTGAGCTTGTACGTAGAGGCATTAACTTGGTAGAGTCGTTTAGTGAAATTTATGAGATTTTAAGTGAGTTATGTCTTATGTACGATGtttagttatttgatatattttgtgttaTGTGTTATGTGTTATGTACTGTAATTTGAGATATTTTGGGATTACGTGATATgtttagtgattgtgttatgtgTTATGTTAATCcgcatttattttaagttaattcataataaaagaTACTGAAAATGATAAAACAAGATATTATAATAATCCATAAATATTGATACACAACATattctaatcttcatttaatgaaatacaagattatctgataaatgatggatcaatgcgttcccaatgcttcataCGTGCGGCATAAGCTATTTCCCAACTCTTTGTTGTGTCACTACAAaagtctttccatttttgtgacgtaggtggcaaaggacaatcagacttcaatttgatctgaataaaaaaaaggttacaaattaatttatctgaataataaattttttaacattaatttaacAACATTAAGCATTAATTTTACCTGTACCCAATGATTCTCGTTAACAAATCCAATTGCTATTAATGAGTGAACAAAGGTCTCTTTCGATGGTGATTTGTTTAGCGGGAAAAATGTCATATTCAGATTACGAGACAACgacaccaatatgacattatatagtgttgctatcacgtaacccaagtcTGGTAAAGACATCTACTTATCTTTTTCTTGAGCAcccaattttgatattttcaatgagttCCGCACTGATTCAACATTGTCAACAAAAACATTAGAATAAACATCTTTATGTAGACcaatctctttatccaattgtgaTCGAACTAAAGCCCAAGATTCTTCGGCCCAACCTAACAATGCTGCAATTGCACGaaacccacaatttccatcagccaCAACATCTACTATGTCCTCAATATACGGACGTATATAAGTAGGAAATTGTGTCTTAAAAGAATGCTGAGATGATTGAGATTGTTGCCTTGCAGAACGTTGAGATGATTGAGATGGTTGCCTTGcctttgcagattcttgagaggcatcaacatactcccaatatgaaggatcacgaggagtatcaaattcttttttctttttaccagCTCCTTTGGTTCTCACTTTCTCTggtggtgcaagtattgatgtggtatgtggaaatacaacttcacgcacctttgccttgaatatcctttgacttatAATATCGTGTGTCttcatgtacgctttcattgcttccaactcttcagaaaagtcataatctgataaagattcttcatcctctaattCATGTGCAATGCTTAACTGTTTCCAAAAATcatgaatgctatctaaagggataGCATTACCATTTATCTGCAACTTagccaactcacaagcacatggtaatccatgagttgttctaATTGAACAACCACATTCTGTTTTGTTAGTGCCTACAATCTTCACCCTTTCCAACTGGttatcaattaatttcatacactttcttgatacacagtgatgtagattttgaaaaaattgtgaattatacccgtgctcaacatccttgatggttttctgaaaagaagactgaatgatacatatttggttcttcaacatcatattcactgcatcccaacttttacacaaatcaccaaaactagtttgaagcatgtttttcaatctccaatgagcagactcaactctacaaataaattaaataacacaaattaaaacaaatcacataaactagtaaatcatgtttgctaaaacaacacaattcatattttaaaaatacctgttagatgttgtgttccccaaatgcatcactctattggtccaaacgttgacaaacctttctttgtaaggtgttaaccatgaatctttcacataatcaacaaaaagaataatatcggcacacaatatctcaaattgttgcaaatgatgatcatactcttccacactagtcgaatagacaatctttttccataaatccattacttcttcttgtctatcctttttgacatattgtttgcatcttgccccaacatttttttcaatatgaaaacgacatagcaaatgtattgaagtaggaaacacaacactaatcgcattcatcatggcaagatctctatcagtcacaataactttagaaatcaaatactcagatttgaacaacattcgtaccttttcaaatgcccagatgaagttatcttgtcgctccttttccaaataagcaaacccaactgaaaatgtcaaactagtagaagTGACACCGACTATTTCAAGTAATGGTAACcgatatttgtttgttttgtatgtgctataacatatcaaaacaaaatgaaatgtgtttaacaactttatacagtcaggatgcgtccaaaaaatatctatcaaaatatcagaattttcccgtcttcttgtccaatgcacataattttcttgttgtattaacttcaacagatgctgcatttctgtgtacggacctctcaatgatgatcgataagtactccttgctttatatatttgactgggAATAGTGACATTGGTTTCATTTCTcactttcaaagcatttagaatgaatctgggtgcaagcttatactttgtcatatcattgacaaatttcctctcttcttcgtttaaacgccccaaatagGAATGACCGGTTACAGTATCAAGTAATTCATGATTGTGTGTcccacaacgaacactaattttccatccttcaccgacacttaatggtacacatctgagagtaaatggacagttttccttatgagagcaagttactgatttttttgattctgatttatatcttccacctctttcgcatcccaaaatcaatttgtcttttcttcccctaattccgtttgctttatctgatcgaatggtaacaattaaaattccattttgtcttccaatcgcttttgcccattcaaatacaGCTTCTCGAGAAGAAAATACCTGCAAAATacgtttcaaataaaaattaactatataactataagaaatatttaattggTGATGATTCATCAGTAGTTATAATAATACCTGATCAGTGGCGAATTTTTCTGTAGAatctataacattttttgaagcagaaacatcaactctactcatacctaatttcaaaattagtaacaaatttaattaaaaataatattaaaaatattgaatttaaaaaaaattaaaaataatttctaacataaatattgaatttaaaaaaaaaaaaatccatttcgaaactttcactTATTGAAAAGTTCGAAACTTAACATACATTTCGAAAGTCTTAAACTTTCGaatcaaactttcgaaacttttgtgAAAATGCAAACTTTCGAAGACCaaattgcatttcgaagatTTGAAGTTTCGAAACtccatttcgaaagtttcatgaaATGCCAAATTTTCGAAGCATTActctatttcgaaactttcaaatgcaAGCAAATATTCGAATACTgtccatttcgaaaatttggtgtttatccaaagtttcgaaaatttgaatttttttgaaataaactgcatttcgaaggttttaaaatagcaaaagtttcgagtaacttactaaaattcatttcgaaacttttaaactttcgaatccaacattttttttctaaattttcgaaAGTGGTGGGGTGTGAAATCTGAATGGTAATTTTTAGAATAATGTTATACGGTTTTACAGAGGGgtatatttgttattaaaaaatactGGGGGTGGCAGGTCAAATTGGGGGGGTGCCTGGTACAAAACCTATAGAACACGCTTGTGTTTCAACGAAGAAGTAGAACACGCTTTCGgcctttttcataaaaataaatcaaaacacgCTTTCTTTCAGcatttttcaagaaaacaaaaggGTTAAATCAACCCAATAGATCACATTTATTTTCAAGGAAAACATACCATGCTTTCAGACTTTTTACAAGAAAACATAACACGCTTTCAACAAAAAGAATACATTATTTCATTTttgctttttttaaaatataaatgtaatttttttataaataatctaaagataaaattatattttctgttGATCTACCCATTGATAACCAATCTAAAGAcgattatttttcattttatcgATGTACGAACCggtaatcaaattttaaaagatcatattttcacattagcAATTCAATGGTCAACTCACCTTTAAATTTTTCTATTGAATTTTCTATGtgaataatataaaagaaaaggaAGTTTTCCAATCATTCACTCAAATCTATTGTTGAATCGAATCCCACTTTCACATATAAAATTTGGatccttatatttaattatattttacaacgataatatttatatttgttaaaaaaatataagtaattagAGGTAGTTGTAGTATCTCAAATTtgttcaatttattaaaaataattcaaaaagtaataatatttattttataatatatcaaattttgtgaaaactttcattaaataaataattcattaactatagtattttttttttttttgcaatgatctatgttagtaattaatattattaacattttattaGGTAGAGATCAAATTTAGCAAAATACCACCACCACACTAACTTCTACTCCTACTCAATCTCACACTAAATTGAACGTCAGAATACCTGTAAGTACCACCACCACATTGGAGATGAAGTACTGCTTTTTCAATTTACATTTCGACCATCATCCTCGGTCAACTTTAGGTTAATATTATTTCACTATGATAATGTATTTCTAGTACGAATGCTCTAAgtgatatatttatatagtaGATGTACaagagttttaaataaaaataaattagtggTTTTTTCTCTTTATGTTTGATATGGAATCAACTTACTTTATTTGTACTTTCATAAAAAAACTTACTTacttactttatttatttataaattgtcGATTCAATTAA from Cicer arietinum cultivar CDC Frontier isolate Library 1 chromosome 3, Cicar.CDCFrontier_v2.0, whole genome shotgun sequence encodes:
- the LOC140919638 gene encoding uncharacterized protein — encoded protein: MFPTTNNRSDVIVGILDTGVWPESKSFDDTGYGPIPSTWKGKCETGTNFTTSNCNKKLIGARVFTKGSMGLIEDVESPRDYAGHGTHTSSTAAGSPVENASLLGYANGTARGMAMGARVAMYKVCSTDACSSSDILAGIDQAIADQVNVLSLSLGGQAIDYLEDSIAIGAFAAMEHGILVSCAAGNSDSTEKFATDQVFSSREAVRMLFKSEYLISKVIVTDRDLAMMNAISVVFPTSIHLLCRFHIEKNVGARCKQYVKKDRQEEVMDLWKKIVYSTSVEEYDHHLQQFEILCADIILFVDYVKDSWLTPYKERFVNVWTNRVMHLGNTTSNRVESAHWRLKNMLQTSFGDLCKSWDAVNMMLKNQICIIQSSFQKTIKDVEHGYNSQFFQNLHHCVSRKCMKLIDNQLERVKIVGTNKTECGCSIRTTHGLPCACELAKLQINGNAIPLDSIHDFWKQLSIAHELEDEESLSDYDFSEELEAMKAYMKTHDIISQRIFKAKVREVVFPHTTSILAPPEKVRTKGAGKKKKEFDTPRDPSYWEYVDASQESAKARQPSQSSQRSARQQSQSSQHSFKTQFPTYIRPYIEDIVDVVADGNCGFRAIAALLGWAEESWALVRSQLDKEIGLHKDVYSNVFVDNVESVRNSLKISKLGAQEKDK